A window from Shewanella livingstonensis encodes these proteins:
- the ahpF gene encoding alkyl hydroperoxide reductase subunit F — MLDANVKNQLKTYLQNLKRPVELVVSADDSNKGKELTSLAQDIIDSSDLVSVTYQQGQRTPSMSVINPQAATNIIFAGLPMGHEFTSLVLALLHSGGHPIKLDADIIEQIRQLPGKFHFETYISLSCQTCPEVIQALNMMAAINPNITNVMIDGALFQQEVSDRNIMSVPSVFLNGEAFSVGAISVVEVLNKLDKNAAGRQAEQLNQKSVFDMLVVGGGPAGAAAAIYSARKGLVTGIVADKFGGQVAETVGIENFISVSKTEGPKLVANLEAHVKDYDVDIMQNQRALSLAKNGLFDVTLESGATLSSKTIILATGARWREMNVPGEQEYRNKGVAYCPHCDGPLFKGKRVAVIGGGNSGIEAAIDLANIVEHVTVLEFDSKLRADEVLQRKAKSMGNITIITQAMTTEVKGDGTRVTSLIYTDRATGESNTVTLAGIFVQIGLVPNTEWLKGVVDMTPRGEIIVDERGQTSIPGVFAAGDVTNTPYKQIIIAMGSGATASLGAFDYLIRHSEEVDVKAA; from the coding sequence ATGTTAGATGCGAATGTAAAAAATCAACTGAAAACCTATCTGCAAAACCTCAAGCGCCCAGTTGAACTTGTCGTATCTGCAGATGACTCAAATAAAGGTAAAGAACTCACTAGCCTAGCGCAAGACATTATTGACTCATCAGACTTAGTTTCAGTCACGTATCAGCAAGGTCAGCGTACACCAAGCATGAGTGTGATTAACCCACAAGCTGCAACCAACATTATCTTTGCTGGACTGCCAATGGGCCATGAATTTACCTCACTGGTGTTAGCGCTATTACACAGCGGCGGACATCCGATTAAGTTAGATGCGGATATCATTGAACAAATCCGTCAGTTACCGGGTAAATTTCATTTTGAAACCTATATTTCGTTAAGTTGCCAAACCTGTCCTGAAGTGATTCAAGCACTGAACATGATGGCGGCTATTAACCCCAATATTACTAACGTGATGATCGACGGCGCTTTATTCCAACAGGAAGTGAGCGATCGCAATATCATGTCAGTGCCATCAGTATTTTTGAACGGCGAAGCCTTCTCTGTTGGCGCCATTAGCGTTGTTGAAGTACTAAACAAATTAGATAAAAATGCAGCAGGCAGACAAGCCGAGCAATTAAACCAAAAGTCAGTTTTTGATATGTTAGTGGTTGGCGGCGGCCCAGCTGGCGCAGCAGCGGCAATTTACTCTGCTCGTAAAGGTTTAGTCACCGGTATTGTTGCCGATAAGTTTGGCGGCCAAGTGGCTGAAACGGTTGGTATTGAGAACTTTATTTCAGTGTCTAAAACCGAAGGTCCTAAATTGGTGGCTAACCTTGAAGCCCATGTTAAGGATTATGACGTCGACATTATGCAAAACCAACGTGCGTTGAGTTTAGCCAAAAATGGTCTGTTTGATGTGACCCTAGAAAGTGGCGCGACCCTTAGCAGTAAAACGATAATCTTGGCAACGGGTGCACGTTGGAGAGAAATGAACGTCCCTGGTGAGCAAGAATACCGTAATAAAGGCGTAGCGTATTGCCCACATTGTGACGGCCCATTATTTAAAGGTAAACGTGTTGCGGTAATTGGTGGCGGTAACTCAGGTATTGAAGCGGCTATCGATTTAGCTAATATTGTTGAACACGTTACCGTACTTGAATTTGATAGTAAGTTACGTGCCGATGAGGTGCTACAGCGTAAGGCTAAATCAATGGGTAATATTACGATTATTACTCAAGCGATGACCACTGAAGTTAAAGGTGATGGCACTCGTGTGACGAGCTTGATTTATACCGATAGAGCAACAGGTGAAAGCAATACCGTTACACTAGCGGGTATTTTTGTTCAAATCGGCTTAGTACCTAATACCGAGTGGTTAAAAGGTGTGGTTGATATGACTCCTCGCGGCGAAATTATTGTCGATGAGCGTGGCCAAACTTCAATCCCTGGTGTATTTGCTGCAGGTGACGTAACTAATACCCCGTATAAGCAAATTATTATTGCCATGGGCAGCGGCGCAACAGCATCACTGGGTGCATTTGATTATCTCATCAGGCATTCTGAAGAAGTGGATGTAAAAGCTGCATAA
- a CDS encoding methyl-accepting chemotaxis protein, with protein MNWFSNMSIFKKVGLIFVLSVIIFAVNLGISTVAINKNRDTLSFMETKVAQRVELANQNVIFVQRLDELYTQAVSFADEDLLGNANKTFASLKDNLTNLSTIDQQESAALSQLSNSLSEYNTMTLSLARGMLDGTIDMANVGQISQKKAKIFDKLTNGITVYKADKVAEFSSTIKEAGDRSEQSLYLSFGIGIALLVFMALATISIARAISGAAGDVANSLGELADGKGNLRHQLTVAGTDELGQVSSNFNRFLRLLADSIQRVVSVTKPLLDSASSLKERMAVATKATKQQSHDAKTVHMSMEEMRHSVNDISHSAQQAAEAAQVAEREATAGLAVVQRTVSISQELNSGIELASNSINELAKDTESVGSILNVITSIAEQTNLLALNAAIEAARAGEHGRGFAVVADEVRALASKTADATKEIRGVLEKLKIAAESSVSTMGVAITKSSENERYAKDTGEVLSSIQSKIVSINSMNTHIASATEQQSLVAAHVANNVVEMNASFEQTLGILAEVQGISEGLDGFANELNHATSQFKL; from the coding sequence ATGAATTGGTTTAGTAACATGTCAATTTTTAAAAAGGTAGGACTTATTTTTGTCTTATCAGTAATTATTTTTGCCGTTAACCTTGGCATAAGTACTGTTGCGATTAATAAAAACCGTGACACATTATCTTTTATGGAAACCAAAGTGGCGCAGCGAGTGGAGCTGGCAAACCAGAACGTCATATTTGTGCAGCGCTTAGATGAGCTATATACCCAAGCGGTATCGTTTGCCGATGAAGATTTATTGGGTAATGCCAATAAAACCTTTGCATCACTGAAAGATAATTTAACGAATCTATCAACTATCGATCAACAAGAAAGTGCAGCTTTATCGCAATTATCTAACAGCCTTAGTGAATACAATACCATGACACTATCTCTGGCCAGAGGAATGCTTGACGGCACTATTGATATGGCCAATGTAGGACAAATTAGCCAGAAAAAAGCCAAGATTTTTGACAAATTAACTAATGGTATAACGGTTTATAAAGCTGACAAAGTGGCAGAATTTAGTTCTACCATTAAAGAAGCTGGCGACCGTTCAGAGCAAAGTTTATACCTTTCGTTTGGCATAGGTATCGCGTTATTAGTGTTTATGGCACTTGCGACGATTTCGATTGCACGTGCCATTAGTGGCGCCGCGGGAGATGTGGCTAATTCATTGGGAGAATTAGCCGACGGTAAAGGTAATCTACGCCATCAATTAACCGTAGCAGGCACTGATGAGCTCGGACAAGTATCAAGTAACTTTAACCGTTTTTTACGCTTATTAGCTGACTCTATTCAACGTGTTGTTAGTGTGACTAAACCGTTGTTAGACAGTGCTTCATCGCTAAAAGAGCGGATGGCAGTCGCGACTAAAGCGACCAAGCAGCAAAGTCATGATGCTAAAACCGTACATATGTCGATGGAAGAAATGCGCCACTCGGTCAATGATATTTCACACAGTGCTCAGCAAGCAGCAGAAGCGGCGCAAGTTGCTGAGCGTGAAGCGACCGCAGGCTTAGCGGTAGTACAACGTACTGTGAGTATTTCACAAGAACTCAACTCAGGTATTGAGCTAGCGTCGAACTCTATTAATGAGTTAGCCAAAGATACTGAAAGTGTAGGCTCTATTTTGAACGTGATTACCTCAATTGCAGAACAAACAAACTTATTGGCGTTAAATGCCGCCATTGAAGCGGCTCGAGCGGGTGAGCATGGTCGAGGTTTTGCCGTGGTTGCTGATGAAGTTCGCGCGCTGGCGTCTAAAACGGCCGATGCAACTAAAGAAATTCGTGGTGTACTAGAGAAGCTTAAAATCGCAGCTGAATCATCGGTTAGTACTATGGGTGTGGCGATTACTAAGTCATCAGAGAACGAGCGTTATGCTAAAGATACCGGTGAAGTCTTAAGCTCAATTCAATCTAAAATTGTCAGTATTAACAGTATGAATACGCATATTGCTTCAGCCACTGAACAGCAATCTTTGGTTGCTGCACATGTGGCGAATAATGTGGTTGAAATGAATGCATCATTTGAACAAACATTGGGTATTCTTGCAGAAGTGCAGGGTATTTCAGAAGGATTAGATGGTTTTGCTAATGAGCTTAATCACGCTACTTCACAATTTAAATTATAA
- a CDS encoding ATP-binding protein, producing the protein MPSLIRIVLINTHLPGVVELLLSGHTNICGTNASGKTTLQRLVPVFYGEYPSRVVPSTRDSFERWYLPHDSSYIIYEYQKDDGLLYQAVLASAGDGKGVNYRFIGRAFELDHYIKSRNGDTIICHSMAELGREVKRDGVAHTNLLNTREFRAIIQNDRSLLNTGSNRNELRTYARQFSLCDGEHSLRHIEKLAKAVHSKEGKMETVKSMIAAILEEDGVNPPTSRLNPQRVETWIRESQLVQGFEQIRPEYEKLEQEFNQLLSAELRLASLSRGYRADETLEAERQDRNQTHGKELNLKLRLLDEEWKDVRDELNQELSAAKGDSGKFEDELNAIEDQHAAFLDADIEQAKADLDNLPNWRSDVENLNERHKLQTEKHQDIEAAFNARRSKIAEQLHRELETLHLEQDTQREARDKQRELANDDIAKLELQWREQTDAGKAKFSEQEYQLKLTAAELKHQVDGVTYTEDEKMRLAIFDERISLADEEQETCNQKVDRLTTEERKQRAKRDQANEALRISSIRVSDRENAKEELHHMLFPQSHTLLEFLRKEAHGWEHTFGKVIAPELLHRSDLHPSLTKDSSEALFGVNLDLKAIDVPEYAATEQDLRIRLAKAEEALKSAQEMHAEAEDQLVAMNAALDSITRELTFARTAYKNSREDLRRLFDEKRNEQQKINQAVADRKADSSKRLVQLDNELKLLSNQHLGWLSEQKEQALEARMEKNAYWQEVVGAIDNQLGQIKANIEQRRANAKTEQKAGETWYKNELKSRGVDEGTILALKKQIRDLEACISNAEQRRSEVLRFDDWYQHTWLVRKPKVQTQLTDVKRATLELEQLLKAKTTEIKHRRDSLETERKACDAAQVEASENLTKLRAVMRKLAELKLPANNDEAMGSIGERLRQGEDLLLKRDYLMGSVKQYVEHFDSVIASKSGSSLAEFWERARDESSFVNDKGIRLLDYRKLVPQLEQLLNVMVPQSLMAIREQGRIFGIDLTAFYDVLTDIDRRIASQSARITREVGEELFLEGVSESAVRIRSRISELEFWPELEVFVKAFKAWKADGFSQLPNEHYTNSMRRALDIIGRAALTGGIAKLLEIELRLKEGNSDLIIRTDRQLNESSSHGMAYLILCKFLLAFTRLLRGKANVTIHWPIDELGTLHHTNVKKIFDACENNNISVLGAFPNPESEVLSLFANRYIINKQTKKLQVVKPKANPLATRLSQRNTKTEMPTAEMTRAETAKEHI; encoded by the coding sequence ATGCCAAGCTTGATTAGAATCGTGTTAATTAATACCCACCTACCAGGTGTAGTCGAACTGTTATTAAGTGGTCACACTAATATTTGTGGTACCAATGCCTCGGGTAAAACAACCCTACAACGCTTGGTGCCAGTATTTTACGGCGAGTACCCAAGCCGCGTTGTGCCGTCAACGCGTGACAGTTTCGAACGTTGGTATTTACCCCATGATTCAAGCTACATTATTTATGAATATCAAAAAGATGATGGCTTACTTTATCAAGCTGTTTTAGCCTCTGCCGGTGATGGTAAAGGGGTTAATTACCGCTTTATTGGCCGCGCTTTTGAGTTAGATCATTATATTAAGTCGCGTAATGGCGACACGATTATTTGTCATTCAATGGCCGAGCTTGGCCGTGAAGTAAAACGTGATGGCGTAGCCCATACCAATCTATTAAATACTCGTGAATTTCGAGCAATTATTCAAAACGATCGTAGCTTATTAAATACCGGTAGCAACCGCAATGAGCTGCGGACTTACGCGCGTCAGTTCTCGTTGTGTGACGGCGAACATAGCTTGCGTCATATCGAAAAACTCGCCAAAGCAGTGCACTCGAAAGAGGGCAAAATGGAAACGGTTAAATCAATGATCGCAGCCATTTTAGAAGAAGATGGGGTAAACCCACCGACATCTAGACTGAATCCACAGCGAGTAGAAACGTGGATACGAGAAAGCCAACTAGTGCAAGGTTTTGAACAAATCCGCCCAGAATACGAAAAGCTCGAACAAGAATTTAATCAGTTATTAAGCGCCGAGTTACGCTTAGCCAGTTTATCGCGCGGTTATCGCGCCGACGAAACCTTAGAAGCTGAACGCCAAGATCGTAACCAAACTCATGGTAAAGAATTAAACCTCAAGTTGCGTTTATTAGACGAAGAGTGGAAAGACGTTCGCGATGAGTTAAACCAAGAGTTATCTGCAGCTAAAGGCGACTCAGGCAAGTTTGAAGATGAACTTAATGCCATTGAAGACCAGCATGCTGCCTTTTTAGATGCCGACATTGAACAAGCCAAAGCTGATTTAGATAATTTGCCTAATTGGCGCAGTGATGTTGAAAACCTTAACGAGCGTCATAAATTACAAACCGAAAAACACCAAGATATTGAAGCCGCCTTTAATGCCCGCCGTAGCAAAATTGCTGAGCAATTACATCGCGAACTTGAAACGCTACATCTCGAGCAAGACACCCAACGTGAAGCACGTGATAAGCAACGTGAGCTTGCCAATGACGATATCGCTAAATTAGAGCTGCAATGGCGCGAGCAAACTGATGCAGGCAAAGCTAAATTTAGCGAACAAGAATATCAACTTAAATTAACCGCTGCCGAGCTTAAGCATCAAGTTGATGGTGTGACTTACACCGAAGATGAAAAAATGCGCTTAGCTATTTTCGATGAGCGTATAAGCCTCGCTGATGAAGAGCAAGAAACCTGTAATCAAAAGGTCGATCGTTTAACCACAGAAGAGCGTAAACAACGGGCCAAGCGCGACCAAGCTAACGAAGCGCTGCGCATCTCCAGTATTCGCGTTAGTGACCGAGAAAATGCCAAAGAAGAACTGCACCATATGTTGTTCCCACAGTCGCATACCTTGTTGGAGTTTCTGCGCAAAGAAGCCCACGGTTGGGAGCACACCTTTGGTAAAGTTATCGCGCCAGAGTTGTTGCATCGCAGCGATCTACACCCAAGTTTAACCAAAGACAGCAGTGAAGCATTATTTGGGGTTAATCTCGATCTTAAAGCCATTGATGTGCCAGAGTATGCCGCCACAGAGCAAGATTTACGTATTCGTTTAGCTAAAGCAGAAGAAGCACTAAAAAGTGCCCAAGAAATGCATGCCGAAGCGGAAGATCAACTGGTTGCTATGAATGCTGCGCTCGATAGCATCACCCGCGAACTGACCTTTGCCCGAACAGCGTATAAAAATAGCCGTGAAGACTTACGCCGTCTGTTTGACGAGAAGCGTAACGAACAGCAAAAAATCAATCAAGCTGTGGCAGATCGTAAAGCCGATTCGAGCAAGCGATTAGTGCAACTTGATAATGAACTTAAGCTGCTTAGCAATCAGCACCTTGGCTGGTTAAGCGAGCAAAAAGAGCAGGCGCTTGAAGCGCGCATGGAAAAAAATGCCTATTGGCAAGAAGTGGTCGGCGCCATTGATAATCAATTAGGCCAGATTAAAGCCAATATTGAACAACGCCGTGCTAATGCTAAAACCGAGCAGAAAGCAGGTGAAACCTGGTACAAAAATGAGCTTAAGTCACGTGGTGTTGATGAAGGCACCATTTTGGCGCTTAAAAAGCAGATCCGCGATCTTGAAGCCTGCATCAGTAATGCTGAACAACGGCGCAGTGAAGTGTTGCGTTTTGATGATTGGTATCAACATACCTGGCTAGTTCGAAAGCCTAAAGTGCAAACTCAATTAACCGATGTTAAGCGTGCTACGCTGGAATTGGAGCAACTGCTAAAAGCGAAAACGACAGAAATAAAGCACCGTAGAGACAGTTTAGAAACCGAACGCAAAGCCTGTGATGCAGCCCAAGTTGAGGCATCTGAAAACCTCACTAAGCTGCGTGCCGTAATGCGCAAGTTGGCAGAATTGAAGTTGCCGGCCAATAACGACGAAGCCATGGGTAGCATTGGTGAGCGTTTACGCCAAGGCGAAGATTTATTGCTAAAACGTGACTACTTAATGGGTTCAGTTAAGCAATATGTTGAACACTTTGACTCGGTCATTGCCAGTAAATCGGGCTCTAGTTTAGCCGAATTCTGGGAGCGCGCCCGCGATGAATCAAGCTTTGTTAACGACAAAGGTATTCGTCTACTCGACTATCGCAAGTTAGTGCCACAGCTTGAACAGTTATTGAATGTGATGGTACCGCAATCGTTAATGGCGATCCGCGAACAAGGGCGTATTTTTGGTATCGACTTAACGGCGTTTTATGACGTGTTAACCGATATTGACCGCCGTATAGCCAGCCAAAGTGCACGTATAACTCGTGAAGTGGGTGAAGAGTTATTCCTTGAAGGAGTATCAGAATCGGCTGTGCGAATTCGCTCTCGCATCAGCGAACTGGAGTTTTGGCCTGAACTTGAAGTGTTTGTTAAGGCCTTTAAGGCGTGGAAAGCAGATGGTTTCAGCCAACTACCGAACGAGCATTACACTAACTCAATGCGCCGTGCATTAGACATTATTGGCCGTGCAGCATTAACCGGCGGTATTGCTAAATTGCTCGAAATTGAGCTACGGCTAAAAGAAGGTAACAGCGACTTAATTATTCGTACCGACCGTCAGTTAAACGAGTCTTCAAGTCATGGTATGGCGTACCTTATTTTATGTAAGTTTTTATTGGCCTTCACCCGTTTATTGCGCGGCAAAGCCAATGTCACTATCCATTGGCCAATTGATGAGTTAGGTACGCTGCATCACACTAACGTGAAGAAAATCTTCGATGCTTGTGAGAACAACAATATCAGTGTACTAGGGGCTTTCCCAAATCCTGAGTCTGAAGTGCTAAGTCTATTTGCTAACCGTTACATCATTAATAAGCAAACTAAAAAGCTGCAGGTCGTTAAACCTAAAGCCAATCCGTTAGCGACCCGTTTATCGCAACGTAACACTAAAACCGAAATGCCTACGGCGGAAATGACTCGCGCTGAAACTGCTAAGGAGCACATCTAA
- a CDS encoding phosphoenolpyruvate carboxylase: MSSNLHQAGVKLLKQLGRNADVIMDAYLAGSISDTAHDAGVIEKLRKSGILWRPEPDQELRLKRSVRALLEEALSDERNRQIDANVGSALATIKTLADHYKEARRDVDFSAAEAYLADLNEHVYSFTDSLRYSIRVLWSRINNEFGYVGTISAKIRENELAQSQVSELLNGLEMFQFSELGEIAGDIRELRRLLMTSLQETLSQCTQELSIVQARLYELLGRFRQIQGRTRLLKGWLLHTSMHPDYQPENHVMHKAVPVLFNCAEALIAPASVDVSNPHHELELMSLVAQVKAISRDSLPAMLREHNVTFEMGDSEDFDIPENPLKIAVDEYFCEVIDSGLRQSALSYLTEKQLQWDAESWLYQVIGGYEGLADEHKNYFELEPIGKPDPVYSGNFIINDVELWLA, encoded by the coding sequence ATGAGCAGTAACTTACACCAAGCCGGGGTAAAGCTGCTCAAACAACTCGGGCGAAATGCCGACGTCATTATGGATGCATATTTAGCAGGCTCGATAAGCGACACTGCTCACGATGCTGGCGTTATCGAAAAGCTAAGAAAAAGTGGCATTTTATGGCGACCAGAGCCCGATCAAGAACTGCGCTTAAAGCGTTCGGTGCGGGCATTATTAGAAGAAGCATTAAGCGATGAGCGCAACAGGCAAATAGATGCCAACGTCGGCTCCGCGCTAGCCACAATAAAAACCTTAGCCGATCATTACAAAGAAGCACGTCGCGATGTCGATTTCAGTGCAGCTGAAGCCTATTTAGCCGATTTAAATGAGCATGTGTACAGTTTTACCGACAGTTTACGTTATTCCATTCGGGTGTTATGGAGCCGAATTAACAACGAATTTGGTTATGTTGGGACTATAAGCGCAAAAATCCGTGAAAACGAACTAGCCCAAAGTCAGGTGTCAGAGCTGCTTAATGGCTTAGAGATGTTTCAATTTAGCGAGTTAGGTGAAATTGCTGGTGATATCCGTGAACTGCGCCGTTTATTGATGACCAGTTTGCAAGAAACCTTAAGTCAATGTACTCAAGAGTTGAGTATTGTCCAAGCGAGATTATATGAGTTACTTGGGCGGTTTAGGCAAATTCAAGGGCGCACCCGCTTACTAAAAGGTTGGTTACTGCACACCAGCATGCATCCAGATTATCAACCTGAAAACCATGTAATGCATAAAGCTGTGCCGGTATTATTTAATTGTGCTGAAGCGCTGATAGCCCCTGCAAGTGTTGATGTGTCTAACCCTCATCACGAATTAGAACTGATGAGCTTAGTGGCACAAGTTAAAGCTATTAGTCGCGACTCGTTACCTGCCATGCTGCGTGAGCACAACGTGACCTTTGAAATGGGCGATAGTGAGGATTTCGATATCCCTGAAAATCCCCTTAAAATAGCCGTGGATGAATATTTTTGTGAGGTGATTGATTCTGGTTTGCGCCAATCAGCGCTTAGTTATTTAACCGAGAAACAACTGCAATGGGATGCAGAAAGCTGGCTTTATCAAGTCATTGGTGGTTATGAAGGCTTAGCCGATGAGCATAAAAATTACTTTGAGCTTGAACCGATAGGTAAACCTGATCCGGTTTATAGCGGTAACTTTATCATTAACGATGTTGAGTTATGGCTAGCCTAA
- a CDS encoding DUF7281 domain-containing protein, whose protein sequence is MASLSKRQLLLMEHAAKQRLPRVKFTADWKKLYQLWQIGETDGTDKYLYLTANDYVLLRNMAQIDSGLDILALDFDVPRQQMSQLSANEKYANISPEADYVLMKLAPSLSQSLETDLAPGSVADLLSVHNCSLRLKADSAIALCQQLNLTNLIVVENLDSFDHFFANSFTPDLQAIINNCMVLYRGSHDYSPAGRKRFLHLLQPLNINVIGFTDLDPAGLMIANTLESCRSIIVPQLALASPDKLLTLTQINSTNDFHKQHKQWAYLNNLHRDAHSNDQSKSLSGYQSSSQSIIYNPQWLALVQWLGQHCVSIKQQHMLAKSMSLTLLNIHCSE, encoded by the coding sequence ATGGCTAGCCTAAGCAAAAGACAGTTACTGCTAATGGAACACGCGGCAAAGCAGCGCTTGCCGCGAGTGAAGTTCACTGCCGATTGGAAAAAATTGTATCAGTTGTGGCAAATAGGTGAGACCGATGGAACTGACAAGTACTTGTATTTGACTGCAAACGATTATGTTTTACTGCGTAACATGGCCCAAATTGATTCGGGCTTAGATATTCTGGCCCTTGATTTTGATGTGCCCCGCCAACAGATGTCGCAACTCAGCGCTAATGAAAAATACGCTAACATCAGCCCTGAAGCTGACTATGTATTAATGAAGCTAGCGCCTAGTTTATCTCAAAGCCTAGAGACTGATTTAGCGCCAGGTTCAGTGGCCGATTTATTATCTGTACATAATTGTTCACTGCGATTAAAGGCCGACAGTGCGATTGCGCTTTGTCAGCAACTCAATCTAACGAACCTCATCGTGGTAGAGAACCTCGACAGTTTTGATCACTTTTTTGCCAATTCATTTACCCCAGATTTACAGGCAATAATCAATAACTGCATGGTGTTATACCGTGGTAGTCATGACTATTCGCCAGCAGGTCGAAAGCGTTTTTTACACTTACTTCAACCACTCAACATCAATGTAATTGGCTTTACGGATCTTGATCCTGCAGGGTTAATGATTGCCAATACCCTTGAGTCTTGTCGCAGCATAATAGTGCCGCAACTTGCACTAGCGTCGCCTGATAAGTTATTAACGTTAACCCAGATAAATTCGACGAATGATTTTCATAAACAACATAAACAATGGGCTTACCTTAATAACTTGCATCGAGATGCACATTCTAACGATCAATCAAAGTCTCTATCTGGTTATCAATCTTCCTCTCAATCAATCATATATAATCCGCAGTGGTTAGCGTTAGTGCAATGGCTCGGACAACATTGCGTGAGCATTAAACAACAACATATGTTAGCCAAATCCATGTCGCTGACGTTACTTAATATCCACTGTTCAGAATAA
- a CDS encoding dicarboxylate/amino acid:cation symporter, which yields MTKSLSARIFIGLFFGVLLGSIVQFLLADNAFFGGTLVSLASGVGTMFVNMIMMLVVPLVFVSIVCGVCELQDLKSFGRLGGKTFGFYIINTMVAILAAFTVAMIFEPGKGVDMSSNGSLDITATELPDLMSLIVSIVPNNPFSAFTSGNMLQVIFMALLMGGVIKSMGQSVEGAVKGFQTANKIMMRLISVVMSLAPYGVFALMFKLGATLEPEIFVSVVEYLVLILALLLIWIFIVYPYSVSLFTPISAKTFRDKTQEQILFSLSTASSNATIPVTMRTLTDKLGVSKAVAGFGVPLGATMNMGGVSIYITIAIFFVANAFGMPISNDQIPSLLFSVFLLSVGAGGVPGGGMVMIGVLIYQLGLPAEAFVIVAALDRIIDMVLTSCNVVGDTAVLTIVDQTEQAHQLEAEKIAAEKV from the coding sequence ATGACAAAATCACTTTCAGCACGGATCTTTATCGGTCTGTTTTTTGGGGTTCTGCTTGGTAGTATTGTGCAGTTTTTACTGGCAGATAATGCTTTTTTTGGTGGCACGTTAGTTAGCCTAGCCAGTGGTGTTGGCACCATGTTCGTCAATATGATTATGATGCTAGTGGTTCCACTGGTGTTTGTGAGTATTGTGTGCGGTGTGTGTGAGTTACAAGATTTAAAAAGCTTTGGCCGTTTAGGGGGTAAAACCTTTGGGTTTTATATCATTAATACCATGGTAGCGATTTTAGCTGCTTTTACCGTCGCAATGATATTTGAGCCCGGTAAAGGCGTGGATATGTCGAGCAACGGTTCGCTGGATATTACCGCCACAGAACTGCCTGATTTAATGTCGTTAATTGTGAGTATTGTACCAAACAACCCGTTTTCAGCCTTTACCTCTGGCAATATGTTGCAAGTGATTTTTATGGCTTTATTAATGGGCGGTGTCATTAAATCAATGGGGCAATCGGTTGAGGGAGCCGTTAAAGGATTTCAAACCGCCAATAAAATCATGATGCGTTTAATTTCAGTGGTAATGAGTTTAGCGCCATACGGTGTATTCGCCTTAATGTTTAAATTAGGCGCAACCTTAGAGCCTGAGATTTTTGTCAGTGTAGTTGAATATTTAGTGCTTATTTTGGCTTTATTATTGATTTGGATTTTTATCGTATACCCATATTCTGTTAGCCTGTTCACTCCAATTTCAGCGAAAACTTTCAGAGATAAAACTCAAGAACAAATTCTATTCTCATTGTCTACTGCTAGCTCAAACGCTACTATTCCGGTAACCATGCGTACTCTTACTGACAAACTAGGTGTGAGTAAAGCGGTGGCTGGTTTTGGTGTGCCGCTAGGTGCAACCATGAACATGGGCGGTGTGTCGATTTATATCACTATTGCGATTTTCTTTGTTGCTAACGCCTTTGGTATGCCAATCAGTAATGATCAAATTCCGTCATTATTGTTTAGCGTATTTTTACTGTCGGTGGGTGCTGGTGGTGTTCCTGGTGGTGGCATGGTGATGATTGGGGTATTGATTTACCAATTAGGCTTACCAGCAGAGGCATTTGTGATTGTTGCCGCATTAGACCGTATTATTGATATGGTATTAACCTCATGCAATGTGGTCGGTGACACAGCTGTATTAACCATTGTTGATCAAACTGAACAAGCGCATCAGCTTGAGGCTGAAAAAATTGCAGCTGAGAAAGTATAA